ACGGGCGGCCGACCGGGTGGTCTCGGCGAGAGCGGCGAGCGCGTGCTCGGTGACGCCGTCGGCGAGCACGCCGGAGTCGCCGTACCTGGTCCATTGGCCGCTGCGCAGCTCGGGCAGGCTGGTGACGGTCGCGGTGCCGGTGCTGTGCACGGTCGCGACGGCGGGTGAGATAGGGGAGGTGCGGAAGTCGGCCGCCGCCACCTTCAGGGCCTCAGACAACGTATTCCTCCTCGTTCGAGCGGCGGACCGAGATCTCGCCCTTCTCCTCGAGCTGGCGCATGGTGCGGATGACCGCCTGCTGCGCCTCCTCGACCTGGACCAGCCGGACCGGACCGAGCAGCTCGATCTCCTCGACGATGCCCTCGGCAGCGCGCTGCGAGAGGTTCGAGGTGATCTTGGCCTTGACCTCGTCGGGCACGCCCTTGAGAGCAAGCGCCAGGGTGGCGGTGTCGACGCCGCGCAGAATCTGCTGCACGGAGCGGTCCTCGAGCATGACGATGTCCTCGAACATGAACATCCGGCTGCGCACCTCGTCGGCGAGCACCTGGTCGAGGCCCTCGAGGCCGTCGATGATCTGGCGCTCGGTGGCCCGGTCGGAGCGGTTGATGATGTTGACGAGCGGGTCGAGACCGCCCACGCGGGACATCTCGGTCGGCTGGAGCATCGACGAGAGCTTGCGCTCGAGCGTCGCCTCGACGGTGCGGATGATCTCGGGTGAGGTGCGGTCCATCACGGCGATCCGGTGGGCGACCTGCGCCTGCTGCTCCGGCGGCAGGCCGGAGAGCAGGAGCGACGCCTTCTCGGCGGTCATGTGGGCCAGCACCATCGCGATCACCTGCGGGTGCTCGTCGGCGATGAAGGAGCGCAGCTGGGCCGGGTCGGCGCGGTGCAGGAACTGGAACGGCATCTGCACGACGGCAGCGTTGAGGCGCTCGATGATCTCACCCGCCCGCTCGGGACCGAGCGACTGCTCGAGGATCTGCTGGGCGAACGCGAGGCCGCCCTGCTGGATGTGCGCTTGGGCGGTGAGCAGATCGCGGAA
This is a stretch of genomic DNA from Nocardioides sp. InS609-2. It encodes these proteins:
- the fliG gene encoding flagellar motor switch protein FliG, which encodes MATSTPVVANAGARKAAIVLIQLGRDRAASVMAHMSETEVEALSAEIARLDNVTGNESGLILEEFRDLLTAQAHIQQGGLAFAQQILEQSLGPERAGEIIERLNAAVVQMPFQFLHRADPAQLRSFIADEHPQVIAMVLAHMTAEKASLLLSGLPPEQQAQVAHRIAVMDRTSPEIIRTVEATLERKLSSMLQPTEMSRVGGLDPLVNIINRSDRATERQIIDGLEGLDQVLADEVRSRMFMFEDIVMLEDRSVQQILRGVDTATLALALKGVPDEVKAKITSNLSQRAAEGIVEEIELLGPVRLVQVEEAQQAVIRTMRQLEEKGEISVRRSNEEEYVV